Proteins encoded within one genomic window of Streptomyces sp. NBC_00523:
- a CDS encoding threonine/serine dehydratase, translating into MEWNVLITVADVEAEAERIAAYVVRTPTVASPGLSALLGAPVTTKLELLQRTGSFKARGATAKLLGLSEAERAAGVVAVSGGNHGIAVAEMAGALDIKATVVMPRSAPGRSVEIAEAAGANVILADTMGGAFALVGELQDSGLALVHPFDDPVVVAGQGTVGLEFAEDAGELTDVLVSIGGGGLISGVAAALHARRPGVRVWGVETEGARAMSEALAAGGPVPVELSSMVSTLSAPSASALTYEHVSALVTDVLTVTDAEAVQGILDLADHAKVWAEPAAGCLLPAARQVLERVGGSARLGLVICGGNATTADVTAWAGRFGLR; encoded by the coding sequence TTGGAGTGGAACGTGCTGATCACCGTCGCGGATGTGGAAGCCGAGGCCGAGCGGATTGCCGCTTACGTGGTGCGGACGCCGACTGTGGCGAGTCCCGGGCTCTCCGCGCTTCTGGGGGCACCGGTCACCACGAAGCTGGAACTGCTTCAGCGCACCGGGTCCTTCAAGGCGCGCGGGGCGACGGCGAAGTTGCTGGGGCTCAGTGAGGCCGAGCGGGCCGCTGGGGTTGTCGCCGTGAGCGGGGGCAACCACGGCATCGCGGTCGCGGAGATGGCCGGTGCGCTGGACATCAAGGCGACCGTCGTCATGCCCCGGTCCGCTCCCGGCCGCTCCGTGGAGATCGCCGAGGCGGCCGGGGCGAACGTCATCCTCGCCGACACCATGGGCGGAGCCTTCGCTCTCGTGGGCGAACTCCAGGATTCGGGGCTCGCGTTGGTCCATCCCTTCGACGACCCCGTCGTCGTCGCGGGCCAGGGCACGGTCGGGCTGGAGTTCGCGGAGGATGCCGGTGAGCTCACCGACGTACTCGTCAGCATCGGCGGCGGGGGTCTGATCTCCGGTGTCGCGGCCGCGCTGCACGCGCGCCGTCCGGGTGTACGGGTCTGGGGCGTGGAGACCGAGGGTGCGCGAGCCATGTCGGAGGCCCTGGCCGCCGGGGGGCCGGTGCCCGTCGAGCTGTCCTCGATGGTGTCGACGTTGAGCGCCCCGAGCGCCTCAGCGCTCACCTACGAACACGTCTCGGCTCTGGTCACCGATGTCCTCACCGTGACCGATGCCGAGGCCGTGCAGGGGATTCTCGATCTGGCCGACCACGCGAAGGTCTGGGCCGAGCCCGCCGCCGGGTGCCTGCTGCCCGCGGCACGCCAGGTGCTCGAACGCGTCGGGGGGAGCGCCAGGCTCGGCCTGGTCATCTGCGGCGGAAACGCGACCACCGCCGATGTGACCGCCTGGGCCGGACGCTTCGGGCTGCGCTGA
- a CDS encoding helix-turn-helix domain-containing protein has protein sequence MKAGPQTTLTRSRGTAPRGRSGVVSGYVFRLIREQLGHTQDTLAERLRISADTVAGWESGRRPLTAVPVGQMLVYRHQLLHLGSVPALLQALERAMEADILLASTLGEESPAGTSPIGAWVMQRDLVEVLSWPLNGETPTPLRDLPDPPRPRRGPVPRGPELPADDRRRFFSRMRQTAEQARGDDDFLLRRQALYLAGYDDAPDTSAWLARQQRIERPDGWLAGWLNSRSVAAVAARQGDRDRMEYFIRTSLTDNDAGEAANLNYWAYWLGEAPHLQLSDDFIAETNPGPWPGDKLMRHLVRGMTPNQGFFDLNVHTLWALLAVRPNLLHPGNATSNELRAALPVMLDNQELSAQARRELDGIRYAIRLAEA, from the coding sequence ATGAAAGCTGGCCCACAAACCACCCTGACCCGCAGTCGGGGAACGGCACCACGCGGCCGTAGCGGCGTCGTCTCCGGCTACGTCTTCCGCCTGATCCGCGAGCAGTTGGGGCACACCCAGGACACCCTCGCCGAACGGCTTCGCATTTCTGCCGACACGGTCGCCGGGTGGGAGTCCGGGCGTCGGCCCCTGACTGCCGTACCGGTCGGACAGATGCTCGTGTACCGCCACCAGCTCTTGCATCTGGGCAGCGTGCCTGCGCTGCTGCAAGCTCTGGAAAGGGCCATGGAAGCGGACATCCTTCTGGCGAGCACCCTCGGCGAGGAGAGTCCTGCCGGTACCAGCCCCATCGGCGCATGGGTGATGCAACGAGACCTGGTCGAAGTACTGTCCTGGCCGCTGAACGGCGAGACCCCCACCCCGCTCAGGGATCTGCCCGACCCGCCCCGACCGCGCCGCGGCCCTGTACCACGCGGACCCGAACTCCCCGCTGACGACCGTCGTCGCTTCTTTTCCCGTATGCGCCAAACCGCCGAACAGGCGCGGGGCGACGACGACTTCCTGCTCCGCCGCCAAGCCCTCTATCTGGCCGGTTACGACGACGCACCGGATACCTCCGCATGGCTGGCCCGACAGCAACGTATTGAGCGCCCGGACGGTTGGCTGGCCGGCTGGCTCAACTCTCGCTCCGTTGCCGCCGTCGCCGCCAGGCAGGGTGACCGTGATCGCATGGAGTACTTCATTCGAACGAGCCTCACAGACAACGACGCGGGCGAGGCGGCCAACCTCAACTACTGGGCGTACTGGCTCGGCGAGGCTCCACACCTCCAACTGTCCGACGACTTCATTGCCGAAACGAACCCAGGCCCATGGCCGGGCGACAAGCTCATGCGCCACCTCGTGCGGGGCATGACCCCGAACCAGGGCTTCTTCGACCTGAACGTCCACACCCTGTGGGCCCTACTCGCTGTCCGGCCCAACCTGCTTCACCCAGGAAACGCGACCAGCAACGAGCTACGCGCAGCCCTTCCCGTGATGTTGGATAACCAAGAGCTGTCGGCGCAGGCACGCCGGGAGCTCGACGGCATCCGGTACGCGATCCGCCTCGCCGAGGCGTGA
- a CDS encoding HD domain-containing protein produces MTDDLSAVGRFLFEAGTLKHTRRTGWWMAGVKDPESVAEHSWRTSLIASLIAKLEGADPAKAALLAVWHDTQETRTGDVNYVGKKYAPAGDPQAVTADQTTGMPEALASAIQDVVAEYEAKESPEAVCARDADKLECLLQGIEYKAQGYENAQRWIDNSRARLVTKTGQRLAAELLGQDSLDWLRTALGEPKP; encoded by the coding sequence GTGACTGACGATCTGTCTGCAGTGGGACGCTTCCTGTTCGAGGCCGGAACGCTGAAGCACACCCGCCGAACCGGCTGGTGGATGGCAGGCGTCAAAGACCCGGAGAGCGTGGCGGAGCACTCGTGGCGCACCTCGCTGATCGCCTCGCTCATTGCCAAGCTCGAAGGCGCCGACCCGGCCAAGGCCGCGCTTCTCGCCGTATGGCACGACACCCAGGAGACCCGTACCGGCGACGTGAACTACGTAGGGAAGAAGTACGCTCCGGCCGGCGACCCACAAGCCGTCACCGCCGACCAGACGACAGGGATGCCCGAAGCCCTGGCGTCAGCAATCCAAGATGTCGTCGCCGAGTACGAGGCAAAGGAATCACCGGAGGCCGTCTGCGCCCGCGATGCCGACAAACTGGAGTGCCTGCTCCAAGGAATTGAGTACAAGGCCCAGGGCTACGAGAACGCCCAACGCTGGATCGACAACAGCCGAGCCCGCCTGGTCACCAAAACCGGCCAGCGCCTCGCTGCCGAACTCCTGGGCCAGGACTCACTGGATTGGCTCCGCACAGCCCTCGGCGAACCGAAGCCCTGA
- a CDS encoding Imm32 family immunity protein has translation MNFGSDPVPIESTHVTAAVEGFVLRFSWDSDARIEVRNLGSEIAVEANAAGLRTLARHLLVLAAEGVPDGAHLHLDDGNGLADGSVGLVLERSDEE, from the coding sequence ATGAATTTCGGATCCGACCCAGTGCCGATCGAGAGCACTCATGTCACGGCTGCCGTCGAGGGTTTCGTGCTCCGCTTCTCGTGGGATTCTGATGCCCGAATCGAGGTGCGCAACCTCGGGAGCGAGATCGCCGTCGAGGCGAATGCTGCAGGTCTCAGGACGCTCGCCCGGCATCTTCTGGTGTTGGCGGCCGAAGGAGTTCCGGATGGGGCCCATCTGCACCTCGACGACGGCAACGGGTTGGCGGACGGGTCTGTCGGCCTGGTCCTTGAGCGAAGCGACGAAGAGTGA
- a CDS encoding TRADD-N-associated membrane domain-containing protein, protein MDEEIRLRATASGDGRVYQAAGDLHIHRGPESDESGHRASGPAVTLASQRQKFFFNFLGQSLRQAEITFRLSVIFMSAGAAIILAGGVLALVHAGNPDLNYLPLVTALTGALVTTGGGALAIHSNRARKHVTDQADRMDLKIEEDHKLERAHALIDRVQDDRLKDRLNAITAMRVLGMAPDPETVVNRVIPEEGNVTGEIETGTPTPNTPL, encoded by the coding sequence GTGGACGAGGAGATTCGACTGCGGGCCACTGCTTCTGGCGATGGCCGTGTGTATCAGGCCGCGGGTGACCTTCACATCCATCGAGGCCCGGAGAGTGACGAAAGCGGTCACCGGGCCAGTGGTCCCGCAGTCACTCTGGCTAGCCAAAGGCAGAAGTTCTTCTTCAACTTCCTGGGCCAGTCGCTGCGGCAGGCAGAGATCACGTTTCGATTGAGTGTGATCTTCATGTCGGCCGGTGCTGCCATCATCCTTGCTGGTGGCGTGCTGGCCCTCGTGCACGCCGGGAATCCCGACCTGAACTATCTGCCTTTGGTGACCGCGCTGACGGGTGCTTTGGTCACAACTGGCGGCGGAGCCCTGGCTATTCACTCGAACAGGGCTCGGAAACACGTGACAGACCAAGCGGACCGCATGGATCTTAAGATCGAGGAAGATCATAAGCTCGAGAGGGCTCATGCGCTGATCGATCGCGTCCAAGATGATCGACTCAAAGATCGTCTCAATGCCATTACGGCCATGCGCGTGCTGGGCATGGCGCCCGATCCCGAGACAGTGGTCAATCGTGTCATCCCCGAAGAAGGCAACGTGACCGGTGAGATCGAAACGGGAACACCTACACCTAACACGCCCCTTTAA
- a CDS encoding restriction endonuclease, with amino-acid sequence MAQRGSGRGNDYQRQQQALRRAQEQQARQVERERKAAETASKRQERERKAAYQQHQAEQAQVCTIAVEHEAEQLGKLLRDAVVGDPPTTFERRRRTHTPKKFDERPWSRPEPSPRWEEFAPPEPGGLAAVLGLGRKRYEAAVAEARARFGEAQERHRRAEEMRLATLERKRAEHRQAEAQALDKVAAFNAKLDEEREAYRAGEPAAVEAHLGDVLDASEYPLGFPHEHRIAFRPATGDVLVEIHLPPEAIVPTARGYRYVKNRDETTVLPRPEKERKEIYASVLAQVALRTVHEVFTSDPDRIVNGVILNGHVRTIDRATGQEVSPCLVTLSVSREQFGKLRLSQVDPAQCLRRLNALVSPNPYDLEPIRPIIEFDLSKYRLMDSMDVVAGLDSRPVLVKLTPTEFEHLIRQLFEAIGMEAWNTQASKDEGVDAVAVSKDPVFNGECIIQAKRYSKLVGVESVQALAGVVEHKRAAKGVLITTSWFGRASHDFARQHGRLQLIEGPELKYLIKEHLGKDVIPGPVPPKRRPAR; translated from the coding sequence GTGGCGCAACGGGGCAGCGGCCGAGGCAACGACTATCAGCGGCAGCAGCAAGCGTTACGACGTGCCCAGGAGCAACAGGCGCGACAAGTGGAGCGGGAACGCAAGGCCGCTGAGACGGCCAGCAAGCGGCAGGAGCGCGAGCGGAAGGCCGCGTATCAGCAGCACCAGGCCGAGCAGGCGCAGGTGTGCACGATCGCGGTCGAGCATGAGGCCGAGCAGCTAGGGAAGTTGCTCCGTGACGCGGTGGTGGGCGACCCGCCTACAACCTTTGAGCGTCGGCGGAGGACTCACACGCCGAAGAAGTTTGACGAGCGTCCTTGGTCTCGTCCGGAGCCTTCGCCGCGCTGGGAGGAGTTCGCGCCACCGGAGCCTGGCGGTCTGGCTGCTGTCTTGGGTCTTGGCCGGAAGCGCTATGAAGCTGCGGTTGCCGAGGCGCGAGCGCGGTTCGGCGAGGCACAAGAGCGCCACAGGCGAGCCGAGGAGATGCGCCTGGCGACGTTGGAGCGGAAGCGCGCTGAGCATCGCCAGGCCGAAGCGCAGGCCCTTGACAAGGTGGCGGCCTTCAATGCGAAGTTGGACGAAGAACGCGAGGCGTACAGGGCTGGGGAGCCAGCAGCGGTCGAGGCTCATCTAGGGGATGTTCTGGATGCGTCGGAGTATCCATTGGGCTTCCCCCACGAGCATCGGATCGCCTTTCGACCTGCCACGGGTGACGTACTCGTTGAGATCCACTTGCCGCCTGAGGCGATCGTCCCCACCGCGCGGGGCTACCGTTACGTGAAGAACCGGGATGAGACAACCGTGTTGCCGCGTCCGGAGAAAGAGCGCAAGGAGATCTACGCCTCCGTCCTGGCCCAAGTCGCTCTGAGGACTGTCCACGAGGTCTTCACGAGCGATCCGGATCGGATCGTCAATGGGGTGATCCTGAACGGCCATGTGAGAACCATCGACCGGGCCACCGGTCAGGAGGTCTCACCCTGTCTGGTGACGCTTAGTGTCAGCAGGGAGCAGTTCGGGAAGCTTCGTCTCAGTCAGGTTGATCCAGCGCAGTGCCTCAGGAGACTCAACGCGCTGGTGTCTCCCAACCCCTACGATCTCGAACCGATCCGCCCCATCATCGAGTTTGACCTGTCGAAGTACCGGCTTATGGACAGCATGGACGTAGTCGCAGGCCTGGACAGCAGGCCCGTGTTGGTGAAGCTGACGCCCACCGAGTTCGAGCACTTGATTCGTCAACTGTTCGAGGCGATTGGCATGGAGGCCTGGAACACCCAGGCGTCCAAAGACGAGGGCGTTGACGCGGTGGCTGTCAGCAAGGATCCCGTCTTCAACGGTGAGTGCATCATTCAGGCGAAGCGCTACAGCAAGCTCGTGGGTGTGGAGTCCGTCCAGGCGTTGGCCGGAGTGGTCGAGCACAAGCGTGCCGCCAAGGGAGTCCTGATCACCACATCGTGGTTCGGCAGGGCCAGCCACGACTTTGCCCGCCAACATGGGAGGCTCCAGCTCATCGAAGGCCCGGAACTGAAGTACTTGATTAAGGAGCACCTCGGCAAGGATGTGATCCCGGGCCCGGTTCCTCCGAAGAGGCGCCCCGCACGCTGA
- a CDS encoding DUF4097 family beta strand repeat-containing protein, producing the protein MTIRNRSAFVAVGGTVLLVAALAGCGSTDAEDAPAEHKSFAFGGKALTIEAENSVVDVVPADVKEIEVTRRVDGWVVLGSGPDPVWKLEGDTLTLRVKCKAMISNCEARHTVKVPRDLALTVDADNGKVTASKFTTPLKLYSDNGGVVVRDVSGPLELKSDNGSVRAERVSSRSVVARSDNGSVDLDLTRVPDLVDTVSDNGRIAIDLPAGTTSYAVSASADNGHVDVKVPRSDDSRHVVKAHSDNGGVAVRHAG; encoded by the coding sequence ATGACCATCCGTAATCGCAGCGCGTTCGTGGCCGTCGGGGGCACCGTTCTGCTCGTGGCGGCGCTCGCCGGGTGCGGGAGCACGGACGCGGAGGACGCGCCCGCCGAGCACAAGTCGTTCGCGTTCGGGGGGAAGGCGCTGACCATCGAGGCGGAGAACTCCGTGGTGGACGTCGTCCCGGCCGACGTGAAGGAGATCGAGGTGACCCGGCGGGTCGACGGGTGGGTCGTCCTCGGGAGCGGGCCGGACCCCGTGTGGAAGCTGGAGGGGGACACGCTCACCCTTCGCGTGAAGTGCAAGGCGATGATCAGCAACTGCGAGGCCCGCCACACGGTGAAGGTGCCGCGCGACCTCGCGTTGACCGTGGACGCGGACAACGGGAAGGTCACCGCGTCCAAGTTCACCACCCCGCTCAAGCTCTACTCCGACAACGGCGGCGTCGTCGTCCGGGACGTCAGCGGGCCCCTGGAGCTGAAGAGCGACAACGGGTCCGTACGCGCCGAGCGGGTCTCCTCCCGGTCCGTGGTGGCGCGGTCGGACAACGGGTCCGTGGACCTCGACCTCACCCGGGTCCCGGACCTCGTGGACACCGTCAGCGACAACGGGCGCATCGCCATCGACCTGCCCGCCGGCACGACCTCGTACGCCGTTTCCGCGTCGGCCGACAACGGGCACGTCGACGTGAAGGTGCCGCGCAGCGACGACAGCCGGCACGTGGTGAAGGCCCACAGCGACAACGGCGGGGTCGCCGTCCGGCACGCCGGCTGA
- a CDS encoding FmdB family zinc ribbon protein has translation MPRYEYRCRSCGDTFELSRPMAESSAPASCPAGHEDTVKLLSAVAVGGSRPAPSAGGGGGGGGCCGGGCCG, from the coding sequence ATGCCTCGTTACGAGTACCGTTGCCGCTCCTGCGGAGACACCTTCGAGCTCAGCCGTCCCATGGCCGAGTCGTCCGCTCCCGCCTCCTGCCCCGCCGGGCACGAGGACACCGTGAAGCTGCTGTCCGCCGTCGCCGTCGGCGGCTCCCGGCCCGCGCCCTCCGCAGGCGGCGGCGGTGGCGGGGGCGGCTGCTGCGGCGGGGGCTGCTGCGGCTGA
- a CDS encoding O-methyltransferase, with product MTKGNSTKITDELYAYMLAHNPPLDAVQRELVETTYARLPDHAGMQSAEEQGPLLAFLVRLTGARHIVEVGTFTGFSALAMAQALPADGRLIACDVSEEWTAYGREAWEKAGVADRIDLRIAPALDTLRAMPEEPHIDFAYLDADKGNYIAYWEELVPRLRPGGVITTDNVLFHGRVTDPDATGAAKAIQEFNDHVSADARMDSVLLTVSDGLTLSRKR from the coding sequence ATGACCAAGGGGAATTCCACCAAGATCACCGATGAGCTGTACGCGTACATGCTGGCGCACAACCCGCCACTGGACGCCGTACAGCGCGAACTGGTCGAGACGACCTACGCGCGGCTGCCCGACCACGCGGGCATGCAGTCGGCCGAGGAGCAGGGCCCGCTGCTCGCCTTCCTCGTCCGGCTGACCGGCGCCCGGCACATCGTGGAGGTCGGCACGTTCACCGGCTTCTCCGCCCTGGCGATGGCCCAGGCGCTCCCGGCGGACGGGCGGCTGATCGCCTGCGACGTCTCGGAGGAGTGGACGGCGTACGGCCGCGAGGCGTGGGAGAAGGCGGGCGTCGCCGACCGTATCGACCTGCGCATCGCCCCCGCGCTCGACACCCTGCGCGCGATGCCGGAGGAGCCCCACATCGACTTCGCCTACCTGGACGCGGACAAGGGCAACTACATCGCGTACTGGGAGGAACTGGTGCCGAGGCTGCGCCCGGGCGGGGTCATCACCACGGACAACGTGCTGTTCCACGGCCGCGTGACGGACCCGGACGCGACGGGCGCGGCGAAGGCCATCCAGGAGTTCAACGACCACGTCTCGGCGGACGCGCGGATGGACAGCGTGCTGCTCACGGTGTCGGACGGGCTGACGCTGTCGCGCAAGCGGTAG
- a CDS encoding HAD family hydrolase has product MTASPVTLVASDLDRTLIYSSAALQLTMEDERAPRLLCVEVYNHKPLSYVTETAAGLLTDLTSAASTVFVPTTTRTREQYHRIRLPGAPAEFAICANGGHILVKGESDPDWQRTVARRLADECAPLAEVRAHLVATADPGWLLKERVAEDLFAYLVVDRAELPPEWTKELAAWAEPRGWTVSLQGRKIYAVPRPLTKSAAMREVARRTGATHTLAAGDSLLDADLLLAADRGWRPGHGELADAGWNAAHVEATAERGVAAGEEILRRFLRASGVG; this is encoded by the coding sequence GTGACGGCCTCCCCGGTCACCCTCGTCGCCAGCGACCTCGACCGCACCCTGATCTACTCCTCGGCCGCGCTCCAGCTCACCATGGAGGACGAACGGGCGCCCCGGCTGCTGTGCGTCGAGGTCTACAACCACAAGCCCCTGTCGTACGTCACCGAGACCGCGGCCGGGCTGCTCACCGACCTGACCTCCGCCGCCTCCACGGTGTTCGTCCCGACGACCACCCGCACCCGCGAGCAGTACCACCGCATCCGGCTCCCGGGCGCCCCGGCCGAGTTCGCGATCTGCGCCAACGGCGGCCACATCCTGGTGAAGGGCGAGTCCGACCCGGACTGGCAGCGGACCGTGGCCCGCCGCCTCGCCGACGAGTGCGCCCCGCTCGCCGAGGTCCGCGCCCACCTCGTCGCCACCGCCGACCCCGGATGGCTGCTCAAGGAGCGCGTCGCCGAGGACCTGTTCGCGTACCTCGTGGTCGACCGCGCCGAACTGCCCCCGGAGTGGACGAAGGAGCTCGCCGCCTGGGCGGAGCCGCGCGGCTGGACCGTCTCGCTCCAGGGCCGCAAGATCTACGCCGTGCCGCGCCCGCTCACGAAGAGCGCGGCCATGCGCGAGGTGGCCCGGCGCACCGGCGCCACGCACACCCTCGCCGCCGGTGACTCCCTCCTGGACGCGGACCTCCTGCTCGCCGCCGACCGGGGCTGGCGCCCCGGCCACGGCGAACTCGCCGACGCGGGCTGGAACGCCGCCCATGTCGAGGCCACCGCCGAACGGGGCGTGGCGGCGGGCGAGGAGATCCTGCGCCGTTTCCTGCGCGCCTCGGGAGTCGGGTAA
- a CDS encoding phosphoribosyltransferase — protein MERGTTDVVWSGSWVAERLGVGLVGDGELRELLGLALRRNPKRAHLLVSNVLGKHVPQRPSVVYGAGVELGRRVRALLGEDGVRRAVVVGYAETATGLGHSVADGLGGAPYLHSTRRPVPGVARAGGFEEAHSHATSHLLLPEDPDLLAADGPGSALVLVDDEFSTGNTVLNTIRALHERYPRDHYVIVALVDMRSPADRGRLTEFAAEIGARVDLVARNTGTVTLPDGVLEKGQALVAQQEAAGDAPQDGPPHPRPHTRLDLPWPAGVPDGGRHGFTEAHRALLEPALPALADRIAQALGDGPCRVLVLGFEELMYAPLRLATALEDRTGAEVRYSTTTRSPVLAVDDPGYAIRTRLVFPAHDDPADGPGERYAYNVAGAGFDAVVLVVDSAADTPALHAPGGLLDRLAPHTEQVLLAVIPSYVPGAPAPERQEEVPMQLPEPLRGPAFSSYAPDEVGWLLQDLSDTRLEAPTEEREEAIQSGGAHYAESLPVEYQPSAAYQELFKSALALSAARIARAVGTVTETVLAERGPRPVLVSLARAGTPVGVLMRRWAQARHGLDLPHYAVSIVRGRGIDANALRWLAEHHDPADVVFVDGWTGKGAITRELAAAVAEFEKAGGVAGFNPEIAVLADPGGCVRTYGTREDFLIPSACLNSTVSGLISRTVLRADLVGPDDFHGAKFYRELAGADVSGLFLDTVAARFDEVADAVDTEVKELLAADRAPTWEGWAAVERISEEYGIHDVNLVKPGVGETTRVLLRRVPWKILARRGAGPDLDHIRLLAEQRGVPVEEVDSLPYTCVGLIHPKYTRGATGADGKAVESA, from the coding sequence GTGGAAAGAGGGACGACGGACGTGGTGTGGTCGGGTAGCTGGGTGGCGGAGCGACTGGGCGTCGGGCTGGTGGGCGACGGGGAGCTGCGCGAGCTGCTGGGCCTCGCCCTGCGGCGCAACCCCAAGCGGGCACACCTGCTCGTCTCCAACGTGCTCGGCAAGCACGTGCCGCAGCGCCCCTCCGTGGTGTACGGAGCCGGCGTCGAGCTGGGCCGCCGGGTGCGGGCGCTCCTCGGCGAGGACGGCGTGCGGCGCGCGGTCGTCGTCGGCTACGCGGAGACGGCCACCGGCCTCGGCCACTCGGTCGCCGACGGCCTCGGCGGGGCGCCCTACCTCCACTCGACCCGCAGGCCGGTGCCCGGCGTGGCCCGGGCGGGCGGCTTCGAGGAGGCCCACTCGCACGCCACCTCGCACCTGCTGCTCCCCGAGGACCCGGACCTGCTCGCGGCGGACGGGCCCGGTTCGGCGCTCGTCCTGGTGGACGACGAGTTCTCCACCGGCAACACCGTCCTCAACACGATCCGCGCCCTCCACGAGCGCTACCCCCGCGACCACTACGTCATCGTCGCCCTGGTCGACATGCGCTCACCGGCCGACCGGGGCCGCCTCACCGAGTTCGCGGCCGAGATCGGCGCCCGCGTCGACCTGGTGGCCCGCAACACCGGCACGGTCACCCTCCCGGACGGCGTCCTGGAGAAGGGCCAGGCCCTGGTCGCCCAGCAGGAGGCCGCCGGTGACGCCCCCCAGGACGGCCCCCCGCACCCGCGCCCCCACACCCGCCTCGACCTCCCCTGGCCGGCCGGTGTCCCCGACGGCGGGCGGCACGGCTTCACCGAGGCCCACCGCGCCCTCCTGGAGCCCGCGCTCCCCGCCCTCGCGGACCGCATCGCCCAGGCCCTCGGCGACGGCCCCTGCCGCGTCCTCGTCCTCGGCTTCGAAGAGCTGATGTACGCGCCGCTGCGCCTGGCCACCGCCCTGGAGGACCGCACCGGCGCCGAGGTCCGCTACTCCACGACCACCCGCTCCCCGGTCCTCGCCGTGGACGACCCGGGCTACGCGATACGCACCCGGCTGGTCTTCCCGGCCCACGACGACCCGGCCGACGGCCCCGGCGAGCGCTACGCCTACAACGTGGCCGGTGCCGGCTTCGACGCCGTCGTCCTCGTGGTCGACTCCGCCGCCGACACCCCGGCCCTGCACGCCCCCGGCGGCCTGCTGGACCGCCTCGCCCCGCACACCGAGCAGGTCCTGCTCGCGGTGATCCCCTCGTACGTACCGGGGGCCCCCGCCCCCGAACGGCAGGAAGAAGTCCCCATGCAGCTGCCCGAGCCCCTGCGCGGCCCCGCGTTCTCCTCGTACGCGCCGGACGAGGTCGGCTGGCTGCTCCAGGACCTCTCGGACACCCGCCTCGAAGCGCCCACGGAGGAGCGCGAGGAGGCGATACAGAGCGGGGGCGCGCACTACGCGGAATCGCTCCCCGTCGAGTACCAGCCCTCCGCCGCGTACCAGGAACTGTTCAAGAGCGCCCTCGCGCTCTCGGCCGCCCGGATCGCCCGCGCCGTGGGTACCGTCACCGAGACCGTCCTCGCCGAGCGCGGCCCCCGCCCGGTCCTCGTCTCGCTCGCCCGCGCCGGTACGCCGGTCGGCGTGCTGATGCGGCGCTGGGCCCAGGCACGGCACGGCCTCGACCTGCCGCACTACGCCGTCTCCATCGTGCGCGGACGCGGCATCGACGCCAACGCGCTGCGCTGGCTGGCCGAGCACCACGACCCGGCCGACGTCGTCTTCGTGGACGGCTGGACCGGCAAGGGCGCGATCACCCGCGAACTGGCCGCCGCCGTCGCCGAGTTCGAGAAGGCCGGGGGAGTGGCGGGCTTCAACCCGGAGATCGCGGTGCTGGCGGACCCGGGCGGCTGCGTGCGGACGTACGGCACCCGCGAGGACTTCCTCATCCCCTCCGCCTGCCTCAACTCCACGGTGTCCGGACTCATTTCCCGTACGGTCCTGCGCGCCGACCTGGTCGGTCCCGACGACTTCCACGGCGCGAAGTTCTACCGCGAGCTGGCCGGCGCCGATGTCTCCGGCCTCTTCCTCGACACGGTCGCCGCCCGCTTCGACGAGGTCGCGGACGCCGTGGACACCGAGGTGAAGGAGCTCCTGGCCGCCGACCGGGCCCCCACCTGGGAGGGCTGGGCGGCCGTGGAGCGCATCAGCGAGGAGTACGGCATCCACGACGTCAACCTCGTGAAGCCCGGCGTCGGCGAGACCACCCGGGTCCTGCTGCGCCGCGTCCCCTGGAAGATCCTCGCCCGGCGCGGCGCCGGTCCGGACCTCGACCACATCAGGCTCCTGGCCGAGCAGCGCGGCGTACCCGTCGAGGAGGTCGACTCGCTCCCGTACACCTGTGTCGGACTCATCCACCCCAAGTACACGCGCGGGGCGACCGGCGCCGACGGCAAGGCGGTGGAGTCCGCGTGA